One window of Macrococcus sp. 19Msa1099 genomic DNA carries:
- the cmk gene encoding (d)CMP kinase, which translates to MNKINIAIDGPAAAGKSTIAKRVAEALSMIYVDTGAMYRAITLAHLEQPEIEIDKLVEHIDLKLINRSGQRIYLNGSDVSDRIREHDVTSNVSRVASIESVRTKLVNLQQNMTAHKGVVMDGRDIGTKVIPEAELKVYMVASVEERAERRLIDNRNRGIASTFEELKRDIERRDHLDMTREISPLTKAEDAIEIDTTGKSIEEVTAQIIELAKSAM; encoded by the coding sequence ATGAATAAGATAAATATCGCAATAGACGGACCTGCAGCAGCAGGAAAAAGTACAATTGCTAAGCGTGTCGCTGAAGCATTAAGCATGATTTATGTGGATACTGGGGCGATGTATCGTGCGATTACACTCGCACATTTAGAGCAGCCTGAAATAGAAATCGATAAGTTGGTTGAGCATATAGATTTGAAGCTGATCAATAGATCTGGTCAGCGCATTTATCTCAATGGAAGTGATGTCAGCGATAGAATTAGAGAGCACGATGTTACATCAAATGTGTCTAGGGTTGCTAGTATTGAAAGTGTTAGAACGAAACTTGTGAATCTTCAGCAGAATATGACAGCGCATAAAGGTGTTGTTATGGATGGTCGAGATATTGGAACGAAAGTTATTCCTGAAGCTGAATTAAAGGTGTATATGGTAGCCTCTGTAGAAGAACGTGCAGAACGTCGTTTGATTGATAACAGAAATAGAGGGATTGCCTCAACATTCGAAGAATTGAAAAGAGATATTGAACGTCGTGACCACCTGGATATGACGCGTGAAATCTCGCCGCTCACAAAAGCAGAGGATGCTATTGAAATTGATACAACGGGAAAGTCAATAGAAGAAGTGACAGCCCAGATTATTGAATTAGCAAAAAGCGCAATGTAA